From the Musa acuminata AAA Group cultivar baxijiao chromosome BXJ3-1, Cavendish_Baxijiao_AAA, whole genome shotgun sequence genome, the window GAAGGAGTGGCAAGTTGGGATGAACCCTCTTGCAGTCATTTGGTTAAGCACTTTGAGGGCAGCATCGAGGTTCTTCTGGCCCTTCCTGCAGTGGGTTTCAATAAGGAAATTGTAGGTTATAATGTCAGGCTCGCACCCTAATTGCTTCATCTGGTTATTGACCTGCAGCACCTTCTCCGACCGCCCAGCCTTGACATGCGCTCTCATCAGGCTATTGAAAGTAGCTGCGTTGGGCGAACACTCAGCGTCAATCATCTGGCAAAGAAGCTCATTTGCACGGGGAATCTGTCCCGCTCGGCACATTGCATCAATCACAGCAGTATAGGTATACACATTTGGTGGAATTCCATTCGCCACCATCTCGGCAAAAACACGCTCGGCCTCGTCGAGCTTACCGGCACGGCACCAGGCATGGACGAGTGAAGAGTAGATTACAACGTCAGGAGGAAATTGGTGCTTGAGGGCGTCAAAGAGAGACTGGGCCTCAGCAGCAAGGCGTTTCTTTGAAAGGGCAGCAAGGAGGGAGGCAAATGTACTGGGTTCGGGTTCGCATCCGTAGTTCGGCATGCGGCGGAAGGCCTCGGCGGCATCTTCCGGGAGACCAGCACGAACATAGCGGCGGATCAAGGTGAAGAACGTCTGATTGGTGACGGGGATTCCCAAAGCGCGCATTTTGTCGAGCAGGTGCCAGGCAATGTCGAAGTGGCGTAGCTTGCCGCAGAGGTCGATCATTTCGATGAAGGGGGCAGCGAAggcaggagaaggggaggaggagggcgACGCAGCGAGCCACCAGTTGAAGAAGGCGAGGGCCTGCGGAAAGGGAATGCCGTGGCGGAGGGAGGCGCAGCGGTCGACGAGGAGAGCGGCGAGGGAAGCGGAAGGAGGGGAGGGGGAGAGgttggagaaggaggaggagagggacgGGATCGTGAGATCAGGGGGAGGAGGAGCGGCAGACGGGGCGACGTGGGGGTTGTCGCGGTGGTGGTCCCTGATGAGGACATGGAGGTTATCGAGGAGCTTGGACTCGGTGGGGGAGATGGAAGCGGTGGCGATGGTGATGTCGGAGGGGGGGGAGTCGATCGGAGAAGGAGAAGTGCAGAGGGGTTTGCAAAGGAGAGGGAGAAGGGAGGAGCGAGGAGGCCTTCTTGGTGTGTGCAGGAAAGCCATGGCCAACGGTTGGTGACAGCAGCGGACGAGCGGGGGTGTAGGGTTTTGTTTCCAGAGTACAGAGAGACGAGGTTTAATTGGGCCGGCTTAGGCCCAATTCCAGATATTTGCGCCTTTAACAGATCGAAATtaaagcttatatatatatatatatatatatatatatatatatatatatatatatatatatatattctcagtattttttttgggatttgaTTTTTGGCAACTTCTAATTACTTTGTGGATATAGCAGCTGGATTCAATCTTATTCTCGAGcaacaaaaattataataaataacttTTTGTTACTAAAAGCTAACATTGGGACAACAAAGCTAATTAATAAACAATTATTTTCCCCCAAAAATATTCGTACGAGACTAAATCTCTTTTTTGCTTAGAAAAAGTGAGAAGTGAACACTTACAGAGTCATGTAATCTATCAGCCAAAAAAAGGATTTTAAATCCGATAAAATGGAAGTCCAAGTCAACCGCGCACGTGCCGACAACAATCGGATGGTCCAGATCAACCATCACGAGGCCAAACACCAATTGTCCTCCGGCGCACGATAGCAGAAACCTGTCACCCTAGGTCGGCCTCCGTCTATAAATATAGACCCACCCCCCTTCCACCCCCTTCCCTTTTCTTTCACTGGATTCGGCTCGCGGTTGCCTCCTTTTCCGCGTGAGATGGGAGGAGATCGCGCTATCCATCAAGTTTGCCGAAGCAAAAATTGACCGCCATAGGACAAATCGAACTCCAAAAACGAACTCGAAGCAGGAATTCGATTCGATTCTTTCTCTCCGTCGctgaaagccccaattttttgatCAAAACCCTAGTGTTTTCCCCTATTCTGCAGTCATGGACACGCGATTCCCGTTCTCACCGGCCGAGGTCGCCAAGGTCCGCACCGTCCAGTTCGGCATCCTCAGCCCCGACGAGATCGTAATCCTCGCAATCCCGCCCTGTTTTCTTTCCCATTCTAGGGTTCTACTGATGCTTGGTTTCGGTGGTTCGTTGAGCCTGATTTGGTTCTTGTTTGGGTGTCGGGCGGCAGCGGCAAATGTCGGTGGTGCAGATCGAGCACGGAGAGACGATGGAGCGGGGCAAGCCGAAGCCAGCAGGGCTCAGCGACCCGCGGCTCGGCACCATCGACCGGAAGATGAAGTGCGAGACTTGCATGGCTAACATGGCGGAGTGCCCCGGTCACTTTGGTCACCTCGAGCTCGCCAAACCCATGTTCCATATCGGGTTCCTCAAGACGGTGCTTGCTATTATGCGTTGCGTCTGCTTCAATTGCTCCAAGATCCTTGCTGATGAGGTACGATTGATCGGCACCTTTCAGATGGCTCTCTTAGGAATCATTTGCTCAATTGGAAGGAACACGAAGAAAATGGTCCTTTAACTTGAGTATACTAAAAAAGATCTAGACTTTAAGGTTCTTAGTAAATTTAGAACTTCATTTTTGGTATTCTTCTGGTTGTATTGGTGGATGTGAAGTTTTAGCTACTATATACAATCTGAGCGAAATTTAGTTTGTACGCACAACTTAGAGAAAAGAGCTGCAACATGACTTTGGTGGGAGTACTTTTAGTTTTTTACTCTTCAAAAAACTGATATTTGACATGATAGTTACTTGATCATTGGTTTAATTGTTATCTAAATAATAAGATTGTTCCTTTTAGTAGAATTTTTGCGCCAAACTTCAACTTATTTGGATGGCTAGGatgtgaaactctatgttgtttttgCAGCAGCAAGCTTAGGTTCAGCCTCTCTTCTATTTCTAGAATTGTGATAGACAGTGGTTTTATGGTTGTATATGTGATGAGCATATGACTACTTAGCATtttaagcactaacttccttcttaccACATTTGTGCTTTGTTTCAGGAGGATACCAGGTTCAAGCAAGCTTTGAAAATTAGGAACCCAAAAAATAGGTTGAAGAGAATATATGATGCCTGTAAAAGCAAGAAGAAATGTTCTGGTGGCGATGACATTGACGTCCAGGGTCAACAAGACTCAGAAGAACCAATGAAGAAGAGCAGGGGTGGATGTGGTGCTCAGCAGCCAAACATTACCATAGATGGAATGAAAATGGTTGCAGAATATAAAGCTCCAAAAAAGAAATCTGATGAACAAGAGCAGCTTCCTGAACCTGCTGAGAGAAAACAAATTCTTTCTGCTGAGAGGGTATTTCCTTGGAACTCTTCATAATGGACTACATAACTGGAGAATGCATGCATAAGTCTACCTTTTTCAAACATGTTTGCAGGTTCTTAGTGTTCTAAAGAGGATAAGCGATGAGGACTGTTTGCTATTGGGTTTAAATCCCAAATATGCCCGCCCTGATTGGATGATATTGCAAGTTCTTCCAATTCCTCCACCTCCTGTAAGACCTTCTGTGATGATGGATACTTCTTCGAGGAGTGAGGTGAGTTCGTTCAGAGTTAAAGGCACATGAGCCAGAGCACTTTAACCTGTTACAATTAAGCTAGTTGCATTTTTTTAGTGTCTTAAATGTGCTGACTTTTTATTGACAACAGGATGATTTGACACATCAATTGGCAATGATAATTAGGCACAATGAGAATTTGAGGAGGCAAGAGAGGAATGGGGCTCCAGCTCACATTATTTCAGAATTTGCTCAATTATTGCAATTTCACATTGccacatattttgataatgagctTCCTGGTCAGCCTAGGGTATGACTTGCCCAGTTCTGTGCTTCCCTTATGATTTTGTATGTTTGTTTTTGTGAAATCCATTTTCTGTTTGTGCAGGCTACACAGCGGTCAGGACGGCCCATTAAATCTATATGCAGTAGACTAAAGGCTAAAGAAGGCCGAATTAGAGGTAACTTGATGGGAAAGCGTGTTGATTTTTCAGCACGAACAGTTATTACACCTGACCCTACAATCAACATTGATGAACTGGGAGTTCCTTGGAGCATAGCTTTGAATCTTACGTACCCAGAGACCGTAACACCATACAATATTGAGAGGTAATTTGCTCATGTGGTGCCTTGTATAAATGTCACATAGAGGATGATAGACAGTTTCATAACAGTTGTTTGCTTCTGCAGATTAAAAGAACTTGTGGAATATGGGCCTCATCCTCCTCCTGGAAAAACCGGTGCAAAATATATCATACGAGAAGATGGTCAAAGGCTTGATCTTCGATACTTGAAAAAAAGCAGTGATCACCATTTGGAGCTTGGATACAAGGCCAGTTTGTATAATtggttttttatatttatttttactttCGTTTCTACGGTTTACATTGTATTAACTTATTTTATTTTGGTAGGTCGAGCGCCATTTGTGTGATGGTGACTTTGTTCTTTTCAACCGGCAGCCCAGTCTCCACAAAATGTCCATCATGGGGCACAAGATAAAAATTATGCCTTACTCAACTTTTCGCTTAAATCTATCTGTAACATCTCCGTATAATGCTGATTTTGATGGTGATGAGATGAACATGCATGTTCCCCAATCTTTTGAAACCAGAGCAGAAGTCATAGAGCTAATGATGGTACCAAAGTGTATTGTTTCACCTCAGTCAAATCGCCCTGTTATGGGTATTGTCCAGGATACCCTTCTGGGATGTCGCAAGATTACCAAAAGGGATACATTTATAGAAAAGGTGCTAGCAATAGAAAAGTGTTGTTTGCTTGCCTTTTTGTGCTTTTGCTTCACAATATCTAGTCTCGATGAATCAGTATTGAAGaggggatttttttttattatgttgtGACAGGATGTCTTTATGAACATCTTGATGTGGTGGGAAGACTTTGATGGAAAGGTACCTGCTCCTGCTATATTGAAACCTAGGCCATTGTGGACTGGAAAACAAGTTTTCAACCTGATCATCCCAaagcaaataaacttaataagatTTTCAGCATGGCATTCAGAATCAGAAACTGGTTTCATTACTCCAGGTGACACTCTAGTTCGAATTGAGAAGGGTGAACTTCTTTCAGGCACCCTTTGCAAAAAAACTCTAGGAACATCTACTGGAAGTCTTATTCATGTCATCTGGTAAGTCTAACTAAGCTGTTTGTTTGGAAAATGATGACTTTGCTTTGTATCCCATTAGCACTTATTTTGCTTTGTTTCATACTTGTATATCAGGGAAGAAGTTGGCCCAGATGCAGCTCGCAAATTTTTGGGGCACACACAGTGGCTTGTGAACTATTGGCTGTTACAGAATGCTTTTAGTATTGGAATTGGAGACACAATTGCCGATGCAGCAACAATGGAGAAAATCAATGAAACAATCTCAAAAGCTAAAAATGACGTGAAAGATCTTATCAAGCTTGCACAGGAGAAGCAATTGGAAGCTGAACCTGGGCGAACCATGATGGACTCGTTCGAAAATAGAGTAAATCAGGTACAACACATGAAATTTTCACTTAGcccatcatataaaaaatatcatgttcATCTACTGAACAGGTGCTTTGCCTCTCAGGTACTGAATAAGGCTCGTGATGATGCGGGTAGTAGTGCCCAGAAGAGCTTATCCGAAAGTAACAACTTAAAGGCCATGGTTACTGCTGGATCAAAAGGTAGTTTTAT encodes:
- the LOC108953051 gene encoding pentatricopeptide repeat-containing protein At1g20300, mitochondrial, whose translation is MAFLHTPRRPPRSSLLPLLCKPLCTSPSPIDSPPSDITIATASISPTESKLLDNLHVLIRDHHRDNPHVAPSAAPPPPDLTIPSLSSSFSNLSPSPPSASLAALLVDRCASLRHGIPFPQALAFFNWWLAASPSSSPSPAFAAPFIEMIDLCGKLRHFDIAWHLLDKMRALGIPVTNQTFFTLIRRYVRAGLPEDAAEAFRRMPNYGCEPEPSTFASLLAALSKKRLAAEAQSLFDALKHQFPPDVVIYSSLVHAWCRAGKLDEAERVFAEMVANGIPPNVYTYTAVIDAMCRAGQIPRANELLCQMIDAECSPNAATFNSLMRAHVKAGRSEKVLQVNNQMKQLGCEPDIITYNFLIETHCRKGQKNLDAALKVLNQMTARGFIPTCHSFNPIFRCIINLGNINAAHKLYDRMKELGCKPNTVTYNLLMEMFSKEKSMDMMLRMKREMVEEGLEPNINTYGVLITAFCERGHWKRAYGLMKEMLEEKSLKPTAPVYEMAMTLLRRAGQLMKHEELVEKMVERGFINRPS